A portion of the Lolium rigidum isolate FL_2022 chromosome 1, APGP_CSIRO_Lrig_0.1, whole genome shotgun sequence genome contains these proteins:
- the LOC124651700 gene encoding uncharacterized protein LOC124651700: protein MDVEQSIEEEMLDLFFCGTTSSKKFLAITNICFDEGLFRMSRDLFNRIDDGILEHDYDGYFTQKRSAYGALGLHPLQKMTAAMRMLTYGIAADGADEYIWSAKATNLESFKKFVIKVCEVFWERYLRSPNEQYIARLLAIGEERGFSTEGQTPAVNYSINGHQYTMGYYLADGIYPRWATFVKSIPAPDTRKHKTFAKKQEACRKDVERAFGVMQSRFAIVRGPAKGWKRKEIGDVMKACVIMHNMIVEEERETGRQNCSYEAMGERVTVSRTHAEQLSSFIQMTH from the exons ATGGACGTCGAGCAATCGATCGAGGAAGAGATGCTAGATTTGTTCTTCTGTGGGACGACTAGTTCAAAGAAGTTCCTCGCTATCACGAACATTTGTTTCGACGAAGGTCT ATTTAGGATGTCCCGTGATTTGTTCAACCGCATAGATGATGGTATACTTGAGCATGACTATGATGGTTATTTTACGCAAAAAAGAAGTGCTTATGGAGCTCTTGGGTTACATCCTCTGCAAAAGATGACCGCGGCAATGCGGATGCTAACATATGGAATAGCTGCTGATGGTGCTGATGAGTACATCTGGTCCGCTAAGGCTACTAATTTAGAGTCTTTCAAGAAATTTGTGAtcaaagtttgtgaagtatttTGGGAAAGGTACCTGAGATCTCCAAATGAACAATACATTGCTAGGTTACTTGCAATAGGGGAGGAAAGAGGATTTTCTA CCGAAGGTCAAACTCCTGCAGTGAATTATAGCATCAATGGCCATCAGTACACAATGGGGTATTACCTTgcagatggtatctatccacggtgggcaacatttgtgaagagcaTACCAGCTCCAGATACAAGAAAGCATAAAACTTTTGCGAAGAAGCAAGAGgcgtgcaggaaagatgtggaacgAGCCTTTGGAGTTATGCAATCCCGTTTTGCCATTGTTCGTGGACCTGCTAAAGGATGGAAACGTAAAGAAATCGGTGATGTCATGAAAGCTTGTGTCATAATGCACAATATGATAGTTGAAGAGGAGCGAGAAACTGGTCGACAAAACTGCTCTTATGAGGCAATGGGAGAAAGAGTCACAGTCTCTCGTACTCATGCGGAACAACTGAGCTCTTTTATTCAGATGACTCACTAG
- the LOC124682390 gene encoding sugar transport protein MST7-like — MPGAVIVHHARYKTYPGEVTGYVFYSCLVASVGGCIFGYDIGLTAGLTSTESFLIMFFPDIYRQQKEQVITNQYCKFDSQELSLFGSSLFLSAAVASLFASLMARTMGRKWTLFSAASAYVLGACMGGVATTFPILLTGRLLLGVGVGLCIHASPLYISEMAPAQQRGMLNILFQFMITIGILSASLTNYFTAKFIGGWGWRVGLALGAVPGGVIALGSLAIPDTPISLLSRGDTETARAVLSQIRGIGPDDVRQEFDDLVSACEESKAVVNPWRELFISGRYKPQLVFALTVPFFQQLTGINVIMFYAPVLFKTMGFRQDASIVSSVITGLVNVFSTFVALCTADKVGRRALFLQGGTQMIISQILVGTFIGLQFGLSGTGAISEQYAMCIVLFICVYVAGFAWSWGPMGWLIPSEVYPLGVRSQAQSITVAVNMCFTAFIGQIFLTLLCHLRFGLFFFFGAWLLLMTLFIAVVLPETKCVPLEEVSHVWRKHWFWRKYIVDSSADARGAEMRKRIALEMS, encoded by the exons ATGCCAGGAGCCGTGATCGTGCACCACGCCAGGTACAAGACGTACCCTGGCGAGGTCACCGGCTACGTCTTCTACTCCTGTCTCGTCGCCTCCGTCGGCGGCTGCATCTTCGGCTACGACATCGGCCTCACCG CCGGTCTGACGTCGACGGAGTCGTTCTTGATCATGTTCTTCCCGGACATCTACCGGCAGCAGAAGGAGCAGGTGATCACGAACCAGTACTGCAAGTTCGACAGCCAGGAGCTGTCCCTCTTCGGCTCCTCGCTCTTCCTCTCCGCCGCCGTGGCCTCCCTCTTCGCCAGCCTCATGGCGCGAACCATGGGCCGCAAGTGGACcctcttctccgccgcctccgcctacgTCCTCGGCGCCTGCATGGGCGGCGTCGCAACCACCTTCCCCATCCTCCTCacaggccgcctcctcctcggcgtcggcgtcggcctcTGCATCCACGCTTCGCCGCTCTACATCTCGGAGATGGCGCCCGCTCAGCAGCGTGGGATGCTCAACATCCTGTTCCAGTTCATGATCACCATCGGGATCCTGTCCGCGAGCCTGACCAACTACTTTACCGCCAAGTTCATCGGCGGGTGGGGCTGGCGCGTCGGGCTGGCCCTCGGCGCCGTCCCGGGCGGCGTCATCGCCCTGGGCTCCCTCGCCATCCCGGACACGCCCATCTCCCTCCTCAGCCGCGGCGACACCGAGACGGCCCGCGCCGTGCTGTCACAGATCAGGGGCATCGGGCCCGACGACGTGCGGCAGGAGTTCGACGACCTCGTCTCCGCCTGCGAGGAGAGCAAGGCCGTGGTCAACCCGTGGCGTGAGCTCTTCATCAGCGGGAGGTACAAGCCGCAGCTCGTCTTCGCGCTCACCGTGCCCTTCTTCCAACAGCTCACCGGCATCAACGTCATCATGTTCTACGCGCCGGTGCTGTTCAAGACGATGGGGTTCCGGCAGGACGCGTCCATCGTGTCCTCCGTCATCACGGGACTCGTCAACGTGTTCTCCACCTTCGTCGCCCTCTGTACCGCCGACAAGGTGGGCCGGCGTGCCCTGTTCCTGCAGGGCGGCACCCAGATGATCATCTCCCAGATCCTGGTGGGCACCTTCATCGGGCTCCAGTTCGGCCTCAGCGGGACGGGGGCCATCTCGGAGCAATACGCCATGTGCATCGTGCTCTTCATTTGCGTCTACGTGGCCGGCTTCGCGTGGTCGTGGGGGCCGATGGGGTGGCTCATCCCCAGCGAGGTGTACCCGCTGGGGGTGCGGTCGCAGGCGCAGAGCATCACGGTGGCCGTCAACATGTGCTTCACGGCCTTCATCGGCCAGATCTTCCTCACGCTGCTGTGCCACCTGAGGTtcggcctcttcttcttcttcggcgcctgGTTGCTGCTCATGACGCTCTTcatcgccgtcgtgctgccggagacCAAGTGCGTGCCGCTCGAGGAGGTGTCGCACGTCTGGAGGAAGCACTGGTTCTGGAGGAAGTACATCGTCGATAGCAGCGCCGACGCGCGCGGCGCCGAGATGAGGAAGAGGATAGCGCTAGAGATGAGCTGA